One window from the genome of Natronomonas pharaonis DSM 2160 encodes:
- a CDS encoding type II/IV secretion system ATPase subunit, with product MAVDEGEGDDGGAASDAGPAAPEADDNGTQSATVGTYDWDDFRREFHDSDADAPFSPESYLGFDPRDADGRLGVAHIAAETVAEAANRRTVRVDPDVDEAEFFTTDGGAATVTTRYDLEKAVPDEKKQHFREVDRYWVNEPYAFVIIFHSEKENEKKYYLVEPHLSPIEDDLREFLAGKLKTAIKYSSDETVVHGGEDVRASVIESETHALLDRYDLYADGARPDENGDGLVATLSSLVDTDDGEAGLFDGLDIRAQFGFGDADDEDASDRGEANGGDNASPDTDDAERGSSLRAVSARPEPAVVEEDAETLTSHQIEKLLYMLKRDFIGYERIDGIKHDINVEDISCDGYNSPVFVYHSDYEQVITNVYHGEDELDEFVVKLAQRSGKGISKRSPQVDATLPDGSRSQLTLGREVSDHGTNYTIRQFKDVPFTPIDLINWNTFSLDEMAFLWLCIENNKSLVFAGGTASGKTTSLNAVSLFIPSKAKIVSIEDTREVELPQRNWIASVTRPSFSDGDKGDVDEFDLLEAALRQRPDYIVMGEIRGEEGRTLFQVMSTGHTTLTTFHADSVGEVIKRFTTDPINVSKTMFTALDLVSIQTQTRVGGNKVRRNKSLTEINHYDPENDEINVRDVYQWQAETDQFLEMGTSNTLEQIRFDRGWTQQRLDSELRKRKVALAYLIHEGLNTYTQVAATLQAFVNDPDTIISLIASGDLERSLEDLREMESVQIDIDPEKEAMVPRPDPGEALREETAAALEAAEPLLEQYRDQPAGEVADALDIEPETDIDIGQSSETPSRVDDEDTPSDDASASADGGEQRITDAETSVPDLDDIRRTGTDDPDR from the coding sequence ATGGCCGTCGACGAGGGGGAGGGCGACGACGGGGGAGCGGCATCAGACGCCGGTCCAGCGGCGCCGGAAGCCGACGACAACGGCACACAGTCGGCGACTGTCGGCACCTACGACTGGGACGACTTTCGACGCGAGTTCCACGACAGCGACGCCGATGCGCCGTTTTCCCCCGAATCGTATCTCGGATTCGACCCACGTGACGCTGACGGACGGCTCGGTGTGGCACACATAGCAGCCGAGACGGTCGCCGAGGCTGCGAACCGACGGACCGTCCGCGTCGACCCCGATGTCGATGAGGCGGAATTCTTTACGACTGACGGCGGTGCAGCGACCGTTACGACCCGCTATGACCTCGAGAAGGCGGTCCCCGACGAAAAGAAACAGCACTTCCGCGAGGTCGACCGCTACTGGGTCAACGAGCCGTACGCCTTCGTCATTATATTCCACTCCGAGAAAGAAAACGAAAAGAAGTACTACCTCGTCGAACCGCATCTGTCGCCGATTGAGGACGACCTCCGTGAGTTTCTGGCCGGCAAGCTGAAAACCGCCATCAAGTACTCCAGCGACGAGACCGTCGTTCATGGCGGCGAGGATGTCCGGGCGTCGGTTATCGAATCCGAAACCCACGCGCTGCTCGACCGCTACGACCTCTATGCCGACGGGGCTCGTCCCGACGAAAACGGCGACGGGCTTGTCGCGACGCTTTCCTCCCTTGTCGACACCGACGACGGTGAAGCAGGGCTCTTCGACGGGCTGGATATTCGGGCGCAGTTCGGGTTCGGCGACGCTGACGACGAGGACGCCAGCGACCGCGGGGAAGCAAACGGCGGTGACAATGCGTCCCCCGACACGGACGACGCCGAACGTGGCTCCAGCCTGCGGGCGGTCTCTGCCCGCCCGGAGCCGGCCGTCGTCGAAGAGGACGCCGAGACGCTGACGAGCCACCAGATAGAGAAGCTCCTCTACATGCTCAAGCGGGACTTCATCGGCTACGAGCGCATCGACGGCATCAAACACGACATTAACGTCGAGGACATCTCCTGTGACGGCTACAACTCGCCTGTCTTCGTCTACCACTCCGACTACGAGCAGGTCATCACGAACGTCTACCACGGTGAGGACGAACTCGACGAGTTCGTCGTCAAGCTTGCTCAGCGTTCCGGCAAGGGGATTTCCAAGCGGAGCCCACAGGTCGATGCGACGCTGCCCGATGGCTCCCGTTCGCAGCTCACGCTCGGCCGCGAGGTCTCCGACCACGGGACAAACTACACCATCCGGCAGTTCAAGGACGTTCCGTTCACCCCGATAGACCTCATCAACTGGAACACGTTCTCACTCGACGAAATGGCGTTTCTGTGGCTTTGCATCGAGAACAACAAGTCGCTCGTGTTCGCCGGCGGCACCGCGTCGGGGAAAACAACCTCGCTAAACGCCGTCTCGCTTTTCATCCCGAGCAAGGCGAAAATCGTCTCCATCGAGGACACCCGCGAGGTCGAGCTACCGCAGCGAAACTGGATTGCAAGCGTCACCCGACCGTCATTCAGCGACGGCGACAAGGGCGATGTCGACGAATTCGACCTGCTGGAGGCGGCGCTGCGGCAGCGCCCGGACTACATCGTGATGGGCGAGATTCGCGGCGAGGAGGGCCGAACGCTGTTTCAGGTCATGTCGACCGGGCACACGACCCTGACGACGTTCCACGCCGACTCGGTCGGCGAGGTGATAAAGCGGTTCACAACCGACCCCATCAACGTCTCGAAGACGATGTTCACCGCGCTTGATTTGGTCTCGATTCAGACCCAGACGCGCGTCGGCGGCAACAAGGTCCGCCGGAACAAGTCGCTGACCGAAATCAACCACTACGACCCCGAAAACGACGAAATAAACGTTCGCGATGTCTACCAGTGGCAAGCAGAGACCGACCAGTTCCTGGAAATGGGAACCTCGAACACGCTGGAGCAGATACGCTTCGACCGGGGCTGGACACAGCAGCGACTCGATTCTGAGCTCCGGAAGCGGAAGGTCGCCCTCGCGTACCTCATCCATGAGGGGCTCAACACCTACACGCAGGTCGCAGCGACCCTACAGGCGTTCGTTAACGACCCCGACACTATCATCTCACTCATCGCCAGCGGCGACCTCGAACGCTCGCTTGAGGACCTCCGTGAGATGGAGTCGGTGCAAATCGATATCGACCCCGAAAAGGAGGCGATGGTTCCACGTCCCGACCCGGGTGAAGCACTCCGCGAGGAGACCGCCGCCGCCCTCGAAGCGGCCGAACCGCTTTTAGAGCAGTACCGCGACCAGCCAGCCGGTGAGGTCGCCGACGCGCTCGATATCGAGCCCGAAACGGATATCGATATCGGACAGAGCAGTGAGACGCCGTCGAGAGTCGACGATGAAGACACGCCTTCGGATGACGCCTCCGCTTCTGCCGATGGTGGCGAACAGCGGATAACCGACGCGGAGACATCGGTGCCGGACCTCGATGACATCCGTCGGACCGGCACCGACGACCCAGACCGATGA
- a CDS encoding pyridoxal phosphate-dependent aminotransferase has translation MTLEPSDRVADVPPSGIRRFFELAEEMDDVISLGVGEPDFSAPWAAREAAISSLERGRTSYTANRGKRELREEIADDVRRWNLQYDPDDEILVTAGASEAIDLAFRALVNPGDTVAVVQPCYVSYTPGVTFAGGEVLDVPTRAEDEFKLTQEVLYEEGADEADLLVYCYPNNPTGATMNREELAEVAAFCREEDVDVLADEIYADLTYDGDHVSIAEFDGMRERTVVFNGFSKAYAMTGLRLGYALGPADVISAMNRIHQYTMLSAPTTAQHAAIEALQTCREDVEEMRDQYDRRRNFVLSRFEEMGIDCFEATGAFYVFPKCPGDDAGQFAEDLLEAEQVAMVPGDAFGAGASGHLRASYATGLDELREAMDRLERFVS, from the coding sequence ATGACGCTGGAGCCGTCCGACCGAGTCGCCGACGTGCCGCCATCGGGCATCCGCCGGTTCTTCGAACTCGCCGAAGAGATGGACGATGTCATCTCCCTCGGTGTCGGTGAACCGGATTTCTCGGCCCCGTGGGCGGCCCGTGAGGCGGCCATTAGCTCGCTGGAGCGCGGCCGAACATCCTATACGGCAAACCGCGGCAAACGGGAACTCCGGGAAGAGATTGCCGACGATGTCCGCCGCTGGAATCTCCAGTATGACCCCGACGACGAGATTCTCGTCACCGCGGGCGCAAGCGAGGCCATCGACCTCGCGTTCCGGGCGCTCGTCAACCCGGGCGACACCGTCGCCGTCGTCCAGCCCTGTTATGTCTCCTACACGCCGGGCGTTACCTTCGCCGGCGGCGAGGTGCTCGATGTCCCGACCCGCGCCGAAGACGAATTCAAGCTGACACAGGAGGTCCTCTACGAGGAGGGGGCCGACGAGGCCGACCTGCTCGTCTACTGTTATCCGAACAACCCAACGGGTGCGACGATGAACCGCGAGGAGCTGGCCGAGGTTGCCGCCTTCTGTCGGGAGGAAGACGTCGACGTGTTGGCCGACGAGATATACGCCGACCTCACCTACGACGGCGACCACGTCTCAATCGCCGAGTTCGATGGCATGCGCGAGCGGACCGTCGTCTTCAACGGCTTCTCGAAGGCCTACGCGATGACCGGCCTCCGGCTCGGCTACGCACTGGGTCCCGCCGACGTCATCAGTGCGATGAACCGCATCCATCAGTACACGATGCTTTCGGCGCCGACGACCGCCCAACACGCGGCCATCGAGGCGCTGCAGACCTGCCGAGAGGATGTCGAAGAGATGCGCGACCAGTACGACCGCCGACGGAACTTCGTGCTCTCGCGGTTCGAGGAGATGGGTATCGACTGCTTCGAGGCGACGGGTGCCTTCTATGTCTTCCCCAAGTGTCCCGGCGACGATGCCGGCCAGTTCGCCGAAGACCTGCTTGAGGCCGAACAGGTTGCGATGGTCCCCGGCGATGCCTTCGGGGCCGGCGCTTCGGGTCACCTCCGGGCTTCCTATGCAACCGGTCTCGACGAGCTACGGGAAGCGATGGACCGCCTCGAACGGTTCGTTTCGTAG
- a CDS encoding Lrp/AsnC family transcriptional regulator, with translation MDRADELLELLCENARYSTADLARLTDSDEDEVEATIEELEAEGIIQGYTAVVDWDAAGDERVRAHVELNVTLDRETSYRDVAERLAGFSEIQDLRLVSGDYDFALEVEGENMREVSKFISDKVAPVPEITQTVTHYIMENYKQGGYRFDDDTDDDRLSVTP, from the coding sequence ATGGACCGCGCCGACGAACTGCTGGAACTGTTGTGCGAGAACGCCCGGTATTCGACGGCTGACCTCGCCCGCCTGACCGACTCCGACGAGGACGAGGTCGAAGCGACGATCGAGGAACTCGAAGCGGAGGGCATCATCCAGGGATACACGGCCGTCGTCGACTGGGACGCTGCCGGCGACGAGCGAGTCCGTGCCCACGTCGAACTCAACGTTACGCTCGACCGCGAGACGAGCTACCGCGATGTCGCCGAGCGCCTCGCCGGCTTCTCGGAGATACAGGACCTGCGGCTCGTCTCCGGCGACTACGACTTCGCGCTCGAAGTTGAAGGCGAAAACATGCGCGAGGTCTCGAAGTTCATCAGCGACAAGGTCGCTCCTGTCCCCGAAATCACTCAGACGGTCACCCACTACATCATGGAGAACTACAAGCAGGGCGGCTATCGGTTCGACGACGACACCGACGACGACCGGCTCTCGGTGACGCCATGA
- a CDS encoding MFS transporter has product MTSREATSVIGLVSGSHVVNHAYLLLFAPAFPLLSADLDVSLAALGVALGVVNVVVTVFQLPLGYVSDNYSHGAVLVGSLAVGTVGCALAAVAPDYWWLLGAAAVMGLGVAGHHPAHYPLISAATPDGFRSRAYSAHGFAGALGLALPFAVVPASVAVGGGWRLAFGAIAALGAVYTLVAVAAVRRLPESVTRAGALANDGAMDRLPAETRRERLRRVIGRVRGYGRTLLAAPLVLLLAALWFVNSVAAWGVRAYAATLLEGSYGLAPEPASLVASAMLVVGAVVLLGGGYVADKIGPMPMLFVGYGSLVVLATLVSSALLPVAAAVGVVLLLAATIDISRPARSTLTDLASERKDVGKNFAVITLGVSAGGAVAPPAFGYVIDAANTGVAFLVVAAVAALALALSVAVGRLAGQ; this is encoded by the coding sequence GTGACATCGCGGGAAGCCACGTCCGTCATCGGTCTCGTTTCCGGCTCACACGTCGTCAACCACGCGTATCTGCTTTTGTTCGCTCCCGCGTTTCCTCTCCTGAGCGCCGACCTTGACGTCTCCTTGGCCGCGCTTGGGGTCGCACTCGGCGTCGTCAACGTCGTTGTCACCGTCTTCCAGTTGCCGCTGGGCTACGTCTCCGACAACTACAGCCACGGGGCAGTACTGGTCGGGAGCCTCGCTGTCGGGACGGTCGGCTGTGCGCTCGCGGCGGTCGCCCCCGACTACTGGTGGCTGCTCGGGGCTGCTGCTGTCATGGGCCTCGGCGTTGCCGGCCACCACCCCGCCCACTATCCGCTCATCTCGGCGGCCACACCGGACGGCTTCCGGTCTCGTGCCTACAGCGCCCACGGCTTCGCCGGGGCGCTTGGGCTGGCGTTGCCCTTTGCCGTCGTGCCGGCATCGGTCGCGGTCGGCGGCGGCTGGCGGCTCGCGTTCGGCGCTATCGCGGCGCTCGGCGCGGTCTACACGCTCGTCGCCGTCGCCGCTGTCCGGCGGCTCCCCGAGAGCGTTACCCGCGCCGGCGCGCTCGCAAACGACGGGGCGATGGACCGACTCCCGGCAGAGACCCGCCGCGAGCGGCTCCGGCGGGTCATCGGACGGGTCCGCGGCTACGGACGGACGCTTCTGGCTGCGCCGCTTGTGTTGCTGTTGGCGGCGCTGTGGTTTGTCAACAGCGTCGCTGCGTGGGGTGTCAGAGCGTATGCCGCAACGCTCTTGGAGGGGAGCTACGGACTCGCCCCCGAACCCGCCAGCCTCGTCGCCAGTGCGATGCTCGTCGTCGGTGCAGTCGTACTGCTCGGTGGCGGGTACGTTGCGGACAAGATCGGCCCGATGCCGATGCTGTTTGTCGGCTACGGCAGCCTTGTCGTTTTGGCGACGCTCGTTTCCTCGGCGCTTTTGCCGGTCGCCGCCGCCGTCGGCGTCGTGTTGCTTTTGGCGGCCACTATCGATATCTCCCGGCCGGCGCGGTCGACACTGACAGACCTCGCGTCGGAACGGAAAGATGTCGGCAAGAACTTCGCGGTCATCACACTCGGCGTCTCCGCGGGCGGGGCTGTCGCACCGCCGGCGTTCGGCTACGTCATCGACGCCGCCAACACCGGCGTCGCGTTCCTTGTTGTCGCCGCTGTTGCCGCGCTGGCGCTGGCGCTTTCGGTCGCCGTGGGCCGTCTCGCCGGCCAGTAG
- a CDS encoding MBL fold metallo-hydrolase — translation MTVRNIARGIRSFTSNAFLVDGERTVLVDTGNDFDAVSNVDAATGDLDAVVLTHTHPDHVGNVPAVVEAFDVEVWGYDGDHDLVDHEVGDGDTVDIGDHPYEVLHTPGHKEDHVCLYAPTAATLFAGDLVFANGGFGRTDLPEGDRDQLIESIEYLLDAVDESLSTMYVGHGPTVDADPRHHIELAHGAARMR, via the coding sequence ATGACCGTCCGGAACATCGCGCGCGGTATCCGCTCGTTTACCAGCAATGCGTTCCTCGTCGACGGCGAGCGGACCGTCCTCGTAGACACCGGCAACGACTTCGACGCGGTCTCGAACGTCGATGCGGCGACCGGCGACCTCGATGCGGTCGTGCTGACACACACCCATCCCGACCACGTCGGTAACGTGCCCGCTGTCGTCGAAGCGTTCGATGTCGAGGTCTGGGGGTACGACGGCGACCACGACCTCGTCGACCACGAGGTCGGTGATGGCGACACGGTCGACATCGGAGACCACCCGTATGAGGTGCTGCATACGCCGGGCCATAAGGAAGACCACGTCTGCCTGTATGCTCCGACGGCGGCGACGCTTTTCGCCGGTGACCTCGTGTTCGCTAACGGTGGCTTCGGCCGCACCGACCTCCCCGAAGGAGACCGAGACCAGCTCATCGAAAGCATCGAGTACCTGCTCGATGCCGTCGACGAGTCGCTGTCGACGATGTACGTCGGCCACGGTCCGACGGTCGATGCCGACCCCAGACACCACATTGAGCTAGCCCACGGGGCTGCACGGATGCGGTAG
- a CDS encoding ATPase — translation MRLLVAGGAEVDAGKTTFTTGLVARTGVRGYKPRAGNGYWYDQDDYRRAVETERLYGKDAKRIAAANPDSAPPEAINPVHRLWMPTPGRGKGLLGREGRRFLLDRVTLDGDDSYVVNGDAELPPAATRAFPVDSSPHVESLPAFNDLMEQRHAPALSALADEIDRRGEAIVESYADIARPLSGFVPDAVAVVEPRRCRIYDGERYDKACSVASGSAREGQLEEHVGSVTELLDPAATVTLPALSSEERSDVGTVADAYAPAYDELLAVA, via the coding sequence ATGAGGCTGCTCGTCGCCGGCGGCGCGGAGGTCGACGCGGGAAAGACGACGTTTACAACCGGACTCGTCGCACGCACCGGCGTCCGCGGCTACAAGCCTCGCGCCGGCAACGGCTACTGGTACGACCAGGATGATTACCGCCGCGCCGTCGAGACCGAGCGGCTCTACGGAAAGGACGCAAAGCGAATCGCGGCCGCCAACCCCGACAGCGCGCCGCCGGAAGCGATAAACCCCGTCCACCGGCTCTGGATGCCGACCCCCGGTCGCGGGAAGGGGCTCCTCGGCCGCGAGGGCCGGCGGTTCCTCCTCGACAGAGTGACACTGGATGGGGACGACAGCTACGTCGTCAACGGGGATGCCGAACTCCCGCCGGCCGCCACGCGTGCGTTTCCGGTCGATTCGTCGCCACATGTCGAGTCACTGCCGGCGTTCAACGACCTCATGGAGCAGCGACACGCCCCGGCGCTTTCGGCGCTGGCGGACGAAATCGACCGCCGTGGCGAAGCCATCGTCGAATCCTACGCCGACATCGCCCGGCCGCTGTCCGGGTTCGTCCCCGACGCCGTCGCCGTCGTCGAGCCGCGCCGCTGTCGCATTTACGACGGTGAGCGATACGATAAAGCCTGTTCAGTCGCCAGTGGCAGCGCCCGCGAGGGGCAACTCGAAGAACACGTCGGGAGCGTTACGGAACTGTTGGACCCGGCGGCGACGGTGACGCTGCCCGCGCTTTCCAGCGAGGAGCGGAGCGATGTCGGGACTGTTGCCGACGCTTACGCGCCGGCCTACGACGAACTGCTTGCGGTTGCCTGA
- a CDS encoding DUF5827 family protein has protein sequence MPRPRSSFDDLRSFEFRDPEEVLDADKLYTVYEIARLLQGLDPDADLDPGTEGILLDWAIPWMLDHSDAFVFAEPEADEEPGYYGLK, from the coding sequence ATGCCACGACCGCGCTCGTCGTTCGACGACCTTCGCTCGTTCGAGTTCCGCGACCCCGAGGAGGTTCTCGATGCCGATAAGCTCTACACCGTCTACGAAATCGCCCGCCTGCTGCAGGGGCTCGACCCCGACGCTGACCTCGACCCCGGGACCGAGGGCATCCTGCTCGATTGGGCGATTCCGTGGATGCTCGACCACAGCGACGCCTTCGTCTTCGCCGAACCGGAGGCCGACGAGGAGCCGGGATACTACGGACTCAAATGA
- a CDS encoding DUF2339 domain-containing protein: MSDEDDLRDEVCRLREEVDALHRRLDSIEAAEQPQDEGSPPDAEPPADNREPTGKAAEGGAASDPASEDGRDWELRVGVRWLGVAGAVALVVGVVFFVRLAIELGWLGYLGRVAAGVVGGGVLFFGGRYAAETQGYDRWGTIAAGAGVAAAYFSLYAAYGLEAYREAIGTPLWATIAGLTVLVAAVAAVSVHDGRPAIGGEAFLLGYLTAAIGTEAVTVVLTPVYLLFVTACLVTVSAVRPWRRTAVAGVVACHVAAWAWVIEAVPPPWMVVTVGAAVFLLYLAVGTLLRRPVVPVLGSAWLTLAALTVGNAVLAALLLDAALSELTVPGGIDVGGAGAVAVAGALVGFYVLTDRTPLRRDRAAALVAIPLFAVGVGQLAGVFGATAAALVVACAGVWLSVVEDEPAFRFGSHLLAAGVVMKLLVVDATELQPGDSGDIVGSLTGRPAAFAAAVGVFYLLAWTLSRLDLHSAERDERATIAGGYAVAATALAVIGIALELSGVGVSVAWTLFAFALLAVGFVAAVRGVRLLGIAVFALATVKVFLYDTRDLDALPRTLSFLALGVVLLAASYVYARSQDIDIGLAD, encoded by the coding sequence ATGAGCGACGAAGACGACCTCCGCGACGAGGTGTGCCGCCTGCGCGAGGAGGTCGACGCCCTCCACCGTCGACTCGATAGTATAGAAGCGGCCGAGCAGCCACAGGATGAGGGGTCGCCACCGGACGCGGAACCGCCGGCTGACAACCGCGAGCCGACGGGAAAAGCAGCCGAGGGCGGCGCAGCCAGCGACCCCGCCAGCGAGGACGGTCGCGACTGGGAACTCCGAGTCGGCGTCCGCTGGCTTGGTGTCGCCGGCGCGGTCGCGCTCGTGGTCGGCGTCGTCTTCTTTGTCCGGCTTGCCATCGAACTCGGCTGGCTCGGCTATCTCGGTCGCGTCGCCGCCGGCGTCGTCGGCGGTGGCGTGCTGTTTTTCGGTGGCCGCTACGCCGCCGAAACGCAAGGCTACGACCGCTGGGGAACCATCGCTGCCGGGGCCGGCGTCGCGGCCGCATACTTCAGCCTCTATGCCGCCTATGGCCTTGAGGCCTACCGCGAGGCTATCGGAACGCCGCTGTGGGCGACTATCGCCGGGCTAACCGTACTCGTCGCCGCCGTCGCAGCCGTCTCGGTCCACGACGGCCGGCCGGCTATCGGCGGCGAGGCGTTCCTGCTTGGATATCTGACCGCCGCCATCGGCACCGAAGCGGTGACAGTCGTGCTGACCCCGGTGTACCTGCTTTTCGTCACCGCCTGTCTGGTCACCGTCTCGGCCGTCCGGCCGTGGCGACGGACAGCCGTCGCCGGCGTAGTGGCCTGCCACGTCGCGGCGTGGGCGTGGGTCATCGAGGCTGTCCCGCCGCCGTGGATGGTTGTCACCGTCGGCGCGGCGGTCTTTTTGCTGTATCTCGCCGTCGGGACGCTACTGCGGCGGCCGGTGGTGCCGGTGCTCGGGAGCGCGTGGCTCACGTTGGCCGCGCTAACAGTTGGAAACGCTGTGCTCGCCGCGCTGCTTTTGGATGCGGCGTTGTCAGAACTGACCGTTCCCGGGGGTATCGATGTCGGCGGGGCCGGCGCTGTCGCCGTTGCCGGGGCACTTGTCGGCTTCTACGTCCTCACCGACCGAACGCCGCTCCGGCGTGACAGGGCAGCCGCGCTGGTCGCTATACCGCTTTTTGCGGTCGGGGTCGGCCAACTCGCGGGGGTATTCGGCGCGACGGCCGCGGCGCTCGTGGTCGCCTGTGCCGGCGTCTGGCTCTCGGTTGTCGAAGACGAACCCGCGTTCAGATTCGGCAGTCACCTGCTTGCGGCCGGGGTCGTGATGAAGTTGCTAGTCGTCGACGCGACGGAGCTACAGCCGGGCGATAGCGGCGATATCGTCGGCAGCCTCACCGGACGACCGGCGGCTTTCGCTGCCGCAGTCGGCGTCTTTTATTTGCTGGCGTGGACACTCAGCCGGCTCGACCTGCACAGCGCCGAACGGGACGAGCGAGCGACCATCGCCGGGGGATACGCCGTGGCGGCAACTGCGCTCGCCGTCATCGGCATTGCGCTGGAGCTGTCCGGCGTCGGCGTCTCCGTCGCGTGGACGCTTTTTGCCTTCGCGCTGCTTGCGGTCGGCTTCGTCGCGGCCGTCCGCGGCGTTCGACTGCTCGGCATCGCTGTCTTCGCGCTGGCGACGGTGAAGGTCTTCCTCTACGACACCCGCGACCTCGATGCGCTCCCACGGACACTGTCGTTTCTCGCGCTGGGCGTGGTGCTGCTCGCGGCGTCCTACGTCTACGCGCGGTCACAGGACATCGACATCGGGCTCGCCGACTGA
- the sod gene encoding superoxide dismutase, translating into MPEHSNPELPPLPYDYDALEPSISEQVVTWHHDTHHQGYVNGLESAEETLAENREAGEFGGSAAAIRNVTHNGSGHYLHTLFWENMDPNGGGEPSGDLADRIEEDFGSYEGWKGEFKAAAGAAGGWALLVYDPVADQLRNLVVDKHDQGALWGSHPILALDVWEHSYYYDYGPDRGEFIDGFFEVVDWDNVAEQYEKATQQ; encoded by the coding sequence ATGCCCGAGCACTCAAACCCCGAACTGCCGCCGCTTCCCTACGACTACGACGCCCTCGAACCGTCCATCTCCGAGCAGGTCGTGACGTGGCATCACGACACCCATCACCAAGGGTATGTCAACGGCCTCGAATCCGCCGAGGAGACGCTCGCCGAGAACCGCGAGGCGGGCGAGTTCGGTGGCTCCGCTGCCGCCATTCGTAACGTAACGCACAACGGTAGCGGCCACTATCTCCACACGCTCTTCTGGGAGAACATGGACCCCAACGGCGGCGGCGAGCCGTCCGGTGACCTCGCCGACCGCATCGAGGAGGACTTCGGCTCCTACGAAGGCTGGAAAGGCGAGTTCAAGGCCGCTGCCGGTGCCGCCGGCGGCTGGGCGCTTTTGGTCTACGACCCTGTCGCTGACCAGCTGCGCAACCTCGTCGTCGACAAGCACGACCAGGGCGCGCTGTGGGGTAGCCACCCCATTCTGGCGCTCGACGTCTGGGAGCACTCCTACTACTACGACTACGGCCCCGACCGCGGCGAGTTCATCGACGGCTTCTTCGAGGTCGTCGACTGGGACAACGTCGCAGAGCAGTACGAGAAGGCGACTCAGCAGTAA